A genomic stretch from Theobroma cacao cultivar B97-61/B2 chromosome 4, Criollo_cocoa_genome_V2, whole genome shotgun sequence includes:
- the LOC18602834 gene encoding protoheme IX farnesyltransferase, mitochondrial — translation MWRNSATLSFSSKLLSSSSSINHYCFHYASAFSILSPNGVVEPVLSPSYRRFYSSSATPSPSPSSDSVIKLGFLADRSLGFRPLSSKARDAIQLACHYGRCYWELSKARLSMLVVATSGTGYVLGSGNAVDLAGLCWTCAGTMMVAASANSLNQVFEINNDAKMKRTRQRPLPSGRITIPHAVTWASSLGFAGTAMLACKASMLAAGLAASNLILYAFVYTPLKQIHPVNTWVGAVVGAIPPLLGWVAASGQISLNGLILPAALYFWQIPHFMALAYLCRDDYAAGGYRMFSLADASGQRTAAVAFRNCLYLIPLGFIAYDWGVASGWFCVESSLITLAISAAAFSFYRDRTTQKARRMFYASLLYLPVFMSGLLFHRLSDEQRGLADNPDRYIELSSSLQDVSEDDQKKKTRHFTGGPQARPPVAYASIAPFPFLPVPGP, via the exons ATGTGGCGAAACTCCGCCACTTTAAGCTTCTCTTCGAAGCTTCTATCCTCTTCCTCTTCCATTAATCATTATTGCTTTCATTACGCATCCgctttttccattttaagtCCGAATGGCGTCGTTGAACCCGTACTTTCTCCTTCTTATCGACGCTTCTATTCCTCATCGGCGACGCCTTCGCCTTCTCCTTCATCTGACTCCGTCATAAAGCTAGGGTTTCTCGCTGACAGATCCCTCGGGTTTCGACCTTTGAGTTCCAAAGCTAGAGATGCCATCCAGCTCGCTTGTCACTACGGTCGATGTTACTGGGAGCTCTCCAAGGCTCGTCTCAG TATGTTGGTGGTAGCGACTTCCGGGACTGGATATGTGCTAGGGAGTGGAAACGCTGTTGATTTGGCGGGGCTTTGTTGGACTTGTGCTGGAACCATGATGGTTGCCGCATCTGCGAATTCGTTGAATCAG GTGTTTGAGATAAATAATGATGCCAAAATGAAGAGAACGAGGCAAAGACCTCTACCTTCGGGGCGCATCACAATACCACATGCAGTCACCTGGGCGTCTTCACTTGGATTTGCTGGCACTGCTATGTTGGCGTGCAAG GCTAGTATGTTGGCAGCTGGGCTTGCAGCTTCCAATCTTATTCTTTACGCATTTGTGTATACTCCATTGAAGCAGATTCACCCTGTGAATACATGGGTTGGGGCTGTTGTTGGTGCTATTCCTCCTCTTCTAGG GTGGGTTGCAGCTTCTGGTCAGATTTCCCTCAATGGATTAATTCTTCCAGCAGCTCTCTACTTTTGGCAAATACCTCATTTTATGGCCCTGGCATACTTGTGCCGTGATGATTATGCTGCAGGAGG gTACAGGATGTTCTCCCTTGCAGATGCTTCAGGTCAGAGGACGGCTGCCGTGGCTTTCAGGAACTGCCTATATCTTATCCCTTTGGGGTTCATAGCCTATGACT GGGGTGTGGCTTCTGGGTGGTTTTGTGTTGAATCATCGCTTATCACTCTAGCAATAAGTGCTGCAGCATTTTCATTTTACCGTGACCGGACCACTCAAAAAGCAAGAAGGATGTTCTATGCTAGCCTTTTGTATCTTCCTGTATTTATGTCAGGTCTCCTATTTCATCGTCTCTCTGATGAACAGCGAGGCCTTGCAGATAATCCTGACAGGTATATTGAGCTTTCATCTTCCTTGCAAGATGTAAGCGAAGATGATCAGAAGAAGAAAACGAGGCATTTCACAGGTGGTCCACAAGCACGCCCACCTGTAGCATATGCCTCAATCGCTCCATTTCCCTTTCTTCCTGTTCCTGGTCCTTGA
- the LOC18602835 gene encoding probable glutathione S-transferase: MAEVQLVGSWASVYVFRVIWGLKLKGVAYEYFEEDLSNKSPLLLQSNPVHKKIPVFIHGGKPICESMIILEHIEEAWPHNPLLPTDPFDKATARFWIKFAEDKIAATVWPLYRTEGEEQEKAVKESLEMLQTIEEHALGVGDEKKFFGGDKINMVDIAFGGIAHWLGIIEDVAGMKLVEPHKFPRLSQWIENFKQVPVIKENLPDRDATFAYLKRRREMLLASK; this comes from the exons ATGGCTGAAGTGCAGCTTGTCGGCTCATGGGCTAGTGTTTATGTCTTTAGAGTTATTTGGGGCCTGAAACTAAAGGGGGTGGCATACGAATACTTTGAAGAAGATCTCTCCAATAAGAGTCCTCTGCTTCTTCAGTCCAACCCAGTTCACAAGAAGATACCTGTTTTCATCCATGGTGGAAAACCCATTTGTGAGTCCATGATTATTCTTGAACATATTGAAGAGGCTTGGCCACATAATCCCTTGCTGCCAACCGATCCCTTTGACAAAGCCACTGCTCGATTTTGGATTAAATTTGCAGAAGACAAG ATTGCAGCAACAGTTTGGCCTCTTTATCGAACGGAAGGCGAAGAACAAGAGAAGGCAGTGAAAGAGAGCTTGGAAATGCTGCAAACTATCGAAGAACATGCCCTTGGGGTTGGGGATGAGAAGAAGTTCTTCGGAGGAGACAAGATTAATATGGTGGACATAGCCTTTGGTGGGATAGCTCATTGGCTGGGAATTATTGAAGATGTAGCAGGAATGAAGCTAGTCGAACCCCACAAGTTCCCTCGCCTGAGTCAGTGGATCGAAAACTTCAAACAAGTTCCTGTAATCAAAGAAAACCTCCCTGACCGTGACGCAACGTTTGCTTACTTGAAGCGTCGCCGGGAAATGCTGCTTGCATCCAAGTGA